One window of Candidatus Kapaibacterium sp. genomic DNA carries:
- the gyrA gene encoding DNA gyrase subunit A, producing MNLPERERIIPVLVEDEVRDAYLDYAMSVIVSRALPDVRDGLKPVQRRILYAMLELGLLPNRPYKKSARIVGEVLGKYHPHGDAPVYEAMVRMAQPWSMRYPLVDGQGNFGSIDGDSPAAMRYTEARLAPLALEALRDIEKNTVDFRPNFDETLQEPVVLPTVAPLLLLNGASGIAVGMATSIPPHNLNEVVAALLALLENPELGDDELMQYIIAPDFPTGGIIYGYDGVREAYRTGKGRITVRGRATIETLRNGREAIVITELPFQVSKAALLERIAHLVRTKVIDGIADIRDESDREGMRIVIEVRRDAVPMVVLNNLYKHTPLQSTFSIIMLALVGGRPRVLTLRELLQHFLLHRHEVVQRRSRFELQGAERRAHIVEGLLAALDQLDAVIETIRSSPDPPTASQQLQERFGLTAEQARAILDMRLQRLTGLERSALQEEYRELLQTIERLRSILASEELQRQVIAEELRELVRRYGDERRTRIVYEAREFTAEDIIADEEVIVTITHQGFIKRTPADAYRRQAKGGRGLSGAAPQEDDFVEHVLYATAHADVLFFTNRGRCYRVKVYDLPEGGRTARGRSLANLIAKSADERVTAYVVVRRWDVADYIFMVTRRGVVKRIAVEELRHVRASGIFVLSLTPGDELVSAHLTDGSYHVVIATANGLACRFQEEEVRPMGRTAVGVRGVTLDPDDYVVGAAVVATTEQHLLIVGQQGYGKRTPVGDFRLTRRGAKGVICMNVTPKTGKVVAIRAVRDEDDIVVMTARGVLIRQPVRGIPVLGRNTQGVRLIRLEPGDTIADVAVVPHEEEVPTNGCLQIKQSDL from the coding sequence ATGAACCTACCCGAGCGTGAGCGCATCATCCCCGTGCTAGTGGAGGACGAGGTGCGGGATGCATATCTGGACTACGCGATGTCGGTTATTGTCTCCCGCGCCTTGCCCGATGTGCGCGATGGCCTCAAGCCTGTCCAGCGCCGCATCCTCTACGCGATGCTGGAGTTGGGACTCCTGCCGAACCGACCTTACAAGAAGTCGGCTCGAATCGTGGGGGAAGTGTTAGGCAAGTACCACCCCCATGGCGACGCTCCGGTCTACGAAGCGATGGTGCGGATGGCGCAGCCTTGGAGTATGCGCTATCCACTGGTAGATGGCCAAGGGAACTTTGGCTCGATTGACGGAGATAGTCCCGCAGCGATGCGCTATACCGAGGCGCGGCTTGCTCCTCTGGCGCTGGAAGCACTGCGGGACATTGAGAAGAACACCGTGGACTTCCGCCCGAACTTCGACGAGACCCTCCAAGAACCTGTCGTCCTGCCGACAGTAGCGCCTCTTCTTCTCCTCAACGGCGCTAGTGGAATTGCCGTTGGGATGGCGACGAGCATCCCACCGCATAACCTCAACGAGGTCGTTGCTGCCCTCTTGGCGCTTCTGGAAAACCCAGAGCTTGGCGATGATGAGCTGATGCAGTACATCATCGCCCCGGACTTTCCGACGGGGGGCATCATCTACGGCTACGACGGCGTCCGCGAGGCATATCGGACTGGCAAAGGCAGGATTACCGTCCGTGGTCGAGCAACTATTGAGACACTGCGGAACGGCCGAGAGGCGATCGTCATCACCGAGCTACCCTTCCAAGTCAGCAAGGCAGCCCTCCTGGAGCGGATCGCCCATCTGGTGCGCACAAAGGTCATCGACGGCATTGCCGACATCCGAGATGAGTCGGACCGGGAGGGGATGCGGATTGTCATCGAGGTACGCCGTGATGCCGTGCCGATGGTCGTGCTCAACAACCTCTACAAGCACACGCCGCTGCAGAGCACCTTCTCCATCATCATGTTGGCACTCGTCGGAGGCCGTCCACGAGTGCTGACGCTGCGGGAGCTCCTCCAACACTTCCTGCTCCACCGCCATGAGGTCGTACAACGCCGGAGCCGCTTCGAGCTACAGGGAGCAGAACGCCGTGCCCACATCGTGGAGGGGCTACTGGCAGCGCTCGACCAGTTAGACGCCGTCATCGAGACTATCCGCTCTTCGCCTGATCCGCCGACAGCATCCCAGCAACTCCAGGAACGTTTTGGGCTCACGGCCGAGCAGGCGCGGGCTATCCTCGACATGCGCCTCCAGCGCCTGACGGGGTTGGAGCGCTCAGCTCTCCAGGAGGAGTATCGCGAGCTACTGCAGACGATTGAGCGATTGCGCTCTATTCTGGCTAGCGAAGAGCTGCAGCGGCAGGTGATTGCAGAGGAGCTTCGTGAGCTAGTCCGTCGTTACGGCGATGAACGGCGCACACGTATCGTGTACGAAGCCCGGGAGTTTACCGCCGAGGATATCATCGCTGATGAAGAGGTGATTGTCACCATCACTCATCAGGGCTTCATCAAGCGGACTCCTGCGGATGCTTACCGCCGGCAGGCAAAAGGGGGACGGGGGCTGAGTGGTGCTGCTCCGCAGGAGGACGACTTCGTAGAGCACGTGCTCTACGCAACGGCCCATGCCGACGTGCTCTTCTTCACCAATCGCGGTCGCTGCTACCGGGTTAAGGTTTACGATCTCCCCGAAGGTGGTCGTACGGCGCGCGGGCGCTCGCTGGCAAACCTGATTGCGAAGAGTGCTGATGAGCGGGTGACGGCTTACGTCGTCGTCCGACGCTGGGATGTGGCTGACTACATCTTCATGGTGACCCGCCGAGGAGTCGTCAAGCGGATTGCCGTAGAAGAGCTGCGCCACGTCCGTGCCTCTGGCATCTTCGTCCTCTCGCTTACTCCTGGAGATGAGCTTGTGTCGGCACACCTGACGGATGGGAGCTACCACGTTGTCATTGCGACGGCCAATGGGTTAGCCTGCCGCTTCCAGGAAGAGGAGGTGCGTCCGATGGGGAGAACAGCGGTGGGTGTCCGGGGGGTCACATTGGACCCAGATGATTACGTCGTCGGGGCGGCAGTCGTTGCAACGACGGAACAGCATCTCCTCATCGTCGGCCAGCAGGGCTACGGGAAACGGACTCCAGTAGGCGACTTTCGACTCACCCGGCGCGGGGCGAAGGGCGTCATCTGTATGAACGTGACTCCGAAGACGGGTAAAGTCGTTGCGATCCGAGCTGTTCGCGACGAAGATGATATCGTAGTGATGACAGCGCGAGGGGTTCTCATCCGGCAGCCAGTCCGTGGCATCCCTGTTTTGGGACGGAACACCCAGGGTGTCCGACTCATCCGACTGGAGCCAGGCGATACTATCGCTGATGTCGCCGTCGTCCCTCACGAGGAAGAAGTGCCAACAAACGGGTGTTTGCAAATCAAGCAAAGTGACCTATAG
- a CDS encoding glycosyltransferase family 9 protein has translation MTKGPLTMRMLVFALSGIGDALMFTPALRLFRQHFLEAEVDVVAMFTGVRELYERNPDTNRVYFWDFLQEPLWRSLGFLRKLRQQRYDIALSVYPSNRWEYNLLTWLTGAPIRVGHTYNHQNFRQLNWLKNRTVREDDRLHNVEENVRLVQLLGVPIPPELPSLQLFFWEQDLRAAEEWLQREGIPEAAYCVGFHAGSAVFKNHVRRRWAPERFAALATRLIREWDAWVLLFGAGDEVQLNEYIRAYVEVPDRCRVVRSPSLMVSAAIMRRCRMFVSNDSALMHVAAALRLPTVAIFAYTNPAYVRPWKTQHILVRRDLPCSPCFYYSPRPAQCHWKGEEAFKCIREITVQEVWSACQELRSSTETVSSVGSFTELRGGAA, from the coding sequence ATGACGAAGGGACCGCTGACGATGCGTATGCTCGTGTTTGCCCTCTCCGGCATTGGCGATGCACTCATGTTCACCCCGGCGCTGAGGCTATTTCGGCAGCACTTTTTGGAGGCAGAGGTGGATGTCGTGGCGATGTTCACTGGGGTACGAGAGCTCTATGAGCGCAACCCCGATACCAACCGGGTCTACTTCTGGGACTTCTTGCAGGAGCCCCTCTGGCGGTCGCTTGGCTTCCTCCGGAAGCTGCGGCAGCAGCGCTACGACATCGCCCTCTCGGTGTATCCTTCCAACCGCTGGGAGTACAACTTGCTGACGTGGCTGACGGGAGCTCCAATCCGGGTCGGGCACACGTACAACCACCAGAATTTCCGTCAGCTCAACTGGCTGAAGAACCGGACCGTCCGGGAGGATGATCGTCTCCACAACGTCGAGGAGAACGTTCGTTTGGTCCAGCTCCTTGGGGTGCCGATTCCGCCGGAATTGCCCTCTCTGCAGCTATTCTTCTGGGAACAAGACCTCCGGGCAGCGGAGGAGTGGCTTCAGCGGGAAGGTATCCCTGAGGCGGCATACTGCGTCGGCTTCCATGCAGGATCAGCAGTGTTCAAGAACCATGTCCGGCGCCGGTGGGCGCCAGAGCGGTTTGCGGCACTGGCTACACGGCTGATTCGGGAGTGGGATGCATGGGTACTGCTGTTCGGTGCAGGTGATGAGGTGCAGCTCAACGAGTACATTCGGGCCTACGTTGAGGTGCCAGACCGGTGTCGGGTAGTGCGCTCCCCTTCATTGATGGTCTCCGCTGCCATCATGCGGCGCTGTCGGATGTTCGTGAGCAATGACTCGGCACTCATGCATGTTGCTGCAGCCCTACGACTCCCCACAGTGGCCATCTTCGCGTACACGAATCCCGCCTATGTTCGGCCGTGGAAGACGCAGCATATCCTCGTACGTCGCGACCTACCCTGTAGCCCGTGCTTCTACTACTCGCCGCGGCCAGCTCAATGCCACTGGAAGGGGGAGGAAGCCTTCAAGTGCATTCGGGAGATCACGGTCCAGGAGGTCTGGTCAGCGTGTCAGGAACTGCGGTCTAGCACAGAGACGGTCAGCAGTGTCGGCAGTTTCACGGAACTCCGTGGAGGGGCAGCGTAA
- a CDS encoding histone deacetylase, with protein MTGFVTDERYLAHDTGAGHPERPERLRAIWQELQQRSLWSRLCHLQPRRAMEEELCLVHPREYVRFIQRSVPCQGIVWLDPDTALSPYSYETACLAVGGVLEAIDAVFTGRCRNAFCAVRPPGHHAERNVAMGFCIFNNVAIAARYAQVRYGVRRVLILDWDVHHGNGTQHVFEEDPTVYYISLHQHPLYPGTGRAEERGRGAGEGYTLNIPLPPGSGDEEYRNAFQTHVAPAVTAFQPELLLISAGFDAHRDDPLASQRLTEESFRWMCRQTLQWASEYALGRYVAVLEGGYALGALARSVAACIEEMLAAP; from the coding sequence ATGACAGGCTTTGTGACCGATGAGCGCTATTTGGCACACGACACCGGTGCCGGACATCCAGAACGGCCGGAGCGGCTTCGAGCCATTTGGCAGGAACTGCAGCAGCGCTCGCTCTGGTCCCGCTTATGCCACTTACAGCCGCGTAGAGCAATGGAAGAAGAGCTCTGCCTCGTCCACCCGCGGGAGTACGTCCGATTCATACAACGGAGTGTGCCATGTCAAGGGATTGTGTGGCTGGACCCCGATACGGCACTCTCCCCCTACTCTTATGAAACCGCTTGCCTCGCCGTCGGTGGGGTCCTAGAGGCCATTGACGCGGTTTTCACCGGACGCTGTCGCAATGCATTCTGCGCTGTCCGTCCCCCAGGGCACCACGCTGAGCGGAATGTAGCGATGGGCTTCTGCATCTTCAACAACGTCGCGATTGCCGCTCGGTATGCTCAAGTTCGCTACGGTGTCCGTCGCGTGCTCATCTTGGATTGGGATGTCCACCACGGCAACGGGACACAGCACGTCTTCGAGGAGGACCCGACAGTGTACTACATCAGCCTCCACCAGCACCCGCTCTATCCTGGCACAGGGCGCGCCGAAGAGCGAGGACGTGGTGCCGGCGAAGGGTATACGCTCAACATTCCACTCCCACCCGGAAGCGGCGACGAGGAGTATCGCAATGCCTTTCAGACACATGTTGCCCCAGCCGTCACTGCCTTCCAGCCAGAACTGCTCTTGATCTCCGCCGGCTTCGACGCCCATCGAGATGACCCCTTGGCATCGCAACGCCTCACAGAGGAGAGCTTCCGATGGATGTGCCGCCAGACCCTTCAATGGGCGTCCGAATACGCCCTCGGGCGCTACGTGGCAGTCTTAGAAGGAGGCTATGCCCTGGGGGCCCTGGCTCGCAGTGTTGCTGCTTGCATCGAAGAGATGCTGGCAGCTCCTTAA
- a CDS encoding insulinase family protein — translation MDSRKAPPLRRELPSPSFPSLQELPAPAGWRCYVLHDDSTDIVACQLLFPVGSVHARRPGLAHLTLRSLLRGTQRLPAEVFHEQLEALGASVGINVGLEWSSLSCTCLRSIWPRVSELVEQMLVEPALSPEEILRERQRQIAALLEWCQDPEALAQYALFRLWAPRHPYSVPTLGLLPALQQLTPERVREWFATVFQRATPRLLLLGGAVTEEEAVRWLERLSGALPLGNCAPDSVPSPQWRGGVVGVIDKEAAVQGALVLGLPAPQLTAPDYVAAYAVTMALGGHFLSRLNRRLRERDGLTYGVSASLHSFRQCGLAVIEGAFALEQIGRACGRIREELDQLQHAPIPLGELQRVVRVVYGAVLRQLATLHGALGLYAKFLVQGLSPSFPQEFLERLRSLQPEELLPVQRQYFNPRHAIIAASGRSEQLAKQLADFGEVHFVLSACAEREAVA, via the coding sequence ATGGACTCGCGTAAGGCTCCTCCGCTCCGACGGGAGCTTCCAAGTCCCTCGTTCCCATCCCTCCAAGAGCTGCCAGCGCCAGCAGGATGGCGCTGCTACGTGCTGCACGATGATTCGACCGACATCGTAGCATGCCAGTTGCTCTTCCCAGTTGGAAGCGTTCACGCCCGACGGCCCGGCTTAGCGCATCTGACTCTGCGAAGCCTGCTCCGTGGTACTCAGCGTCTGCCTGCCGAGGTCTTCCACGAGCAGCTTGAGGCACTCGGGGCCAGCGTGGGGATCAATGTTGGGCTGGAGTGGAGTAGTCTCAGCTGCACCTGTCTCCGCTCCATCTGGCCGAGGGTGTCGGAGCTTGTGGAACAGATGCTCGTAGAGCCTGCACTGAGCCCGGAGGAGATACTGCGAGAGCGCCAGCGGCAGATCGCTGCTCTGCTTGAATGGTGCCAGGACCCGGAGGCGCTGGCGCAGTACGCACTGTTTCGGCTTTGGGCTCCACGGCATCCATACAGTGTGCCGACTCTCGGACTGCTTCCTGCGCTTCAGCAACTCACCCCAGAAAGGGTGCGAGAATGGTTCGCGACAGTATTCCAGCGGGCAACCCCTCGGCTCCTTCTCTTAGGCGGAGCGGTAACGGAGGAGGAAGCCGTTCGCTGGTTGGAACGATTGAGTGGTGCTCTCCCGCTCGGTAACTGCGCTCCAGATTCAGTGCCATCTCCACAGTGGCGGGGTGGGGTCGTTGGAGTCATTGACAAAGAAGCTGCCGTTCAAGGAGCACTGGTACTTGGACTCCCAGCGCCGCAACTGACGGCGCCCGACTACGTCGCTGCGTATGCAGTGACGATGGCTCTTGGAGGGCACTTCCTCTCGCGCCTCAACCGCCGGCTGCGGGAGCGCGACGGACTGACATATGGAGTCTCGGCTTCGCTCCACTCGTTCCGGCAATGTGGGCTGGCGGTCATCGAAGGAGCTTTTGCGCTGGAGCAGATCGGGCGGGCATGTGGGCGTATCAGGGAGGAACTCGACCAGCTTCAGCATGCACCCATACCGCTGGGCGAGCTGCAGCGAGTGGTTCGTGTCGTCTATGGTGCGGTCCTGCGGCAGCTCGCCACCCTCCACGGAGCGCTTGGGCTTTACGCTAAGTTTCTCGTCCAAGGCCTCTCTCCAAGCTTTCCGCAGGAGTTCCTCGAACGGCTTCGCTCTCTACAGCCAGAGGAGCTCCTACCGGTGCAGCGGCAGTACTTCAACCCACGGCATGCCATCATTGCGGCCTCGGGCAGGAGTGAGCAGCTTGCGAAGCAGCTTGCGGATTTCGGTGAGGTCCATTTCGTCCTCTCGGCGTGCGCAGAGCGGGAGGCAGTAGCTTAA
- a CDS encoding SDR family NAD(P)-dependent oxidoreductase: protein MLQGKTVLITGASSGIGAACAEKFAEAGARLLLLARRRERLESLAETLRQRFGSDIQLLICDVRDRAAVRATLAALPREWATIDILINNAGLARGLAPIHEGSYEDWDEMVDTNLKGLLTVTREVLPGMVARREGMIINIASIAGREVYPNGNVYCATKHAVRALSEAMRVDLNGTNIRVVNIDPGLVETEFSIVRFRGDLERARKVYEGLQPLRAEDVAEVVLFCATRPPHVVIADILILPTAQANTWLVHRQGA, encoded by the coding sequence ATGCTGCAGGGCAAGACAGTGCTCATCACTGGGGCTTCCAGCGGCATCGGAGCCGCCTGCGCAGAGAAGTTCGCAGAGGCTGGAGCACGCCTCTTACTGCTGGCGCGCCGTAGGGAACGGCTGGAGAGCTTGGCTGAGACACTCCGTCAGCGTTTCGGCAGCGACATTCAGCTCCTCATCTGCGACGTCCGTGACCGAGCGGCTGTCCGCGCTACACTCGCGGCCTTACCTCGTGAATGGGCAACGATCGACATCCTCATCAACAACGCTGGGCTGGCACGTGGCTTAGCCCCCATCCACGAAGGCTCCTACGAGGATTGGGACGAGATGGTCGACACGAACCTGAAAGGCCTTCTCACCGTCACCCGAGAAGTCCTCCCTGGCATGGTCGCCCGGCGCGAGGGGATGATCATCAACATCGCCTCCATCGCCGGTCGCGAAGTCTACCCAAATGGCAACGTCTACTGCGCCACCAAGCATGCCGTGCGTGCCCTCTCTGAGGCTATGCGGGTTGACCTCAACGGCACAAACATCCGAGTGGTCAACATAGACCCTGGCTTGGTGGAGACGGAGTTCTCCATCGTACGCTTCCGAGGAGACCTCGAGCGGGCACGGAAAGTCTACGAAGGCCTGCAGCCGCTGAGGGCTGAGGATGTTGCTGAAGTCGTGCTCTTCTGTGCCACCCGCCCCCCGCACGTCGTCATCGCAGACATCCTCATCCTACCCACCGCGCAGGCGAATACGTGGCTCGTCCACCGACAGGGCGCTTGA
- the radC gene encoding DNA repair protein RadC, protein MKTNVPASVCSVRYGASVLADAELLAILIGSGTQGFSALDVARALLQRFGSLTELAARDVSELRAIRGMGMVRAVTLAAAFELARRLQAEPFTSRKIIRSPADVAQMFIPRLRGARTESFRVLLLNAANQMVREVVVSEGTLTASLVHPREVFRLAITESAAAVILLHNHPSGNTEPSSEDIALTRQLVQAGSIVGIPVLDHVIIAGETYVSLRERGVF, encoded by the coding sequence GTGAAGACGAACGTCCCCGCGAGCGTCTGCTCCGTCCGGTACGGGGCAAGTGTACTAGCCGATGCAGAGCTGTTAGCGATCCTCATTGGCTCAGGGACGCAGGGCTTTTCGGCGCTGGATGTTGCCCGAGCACTGCTCCAGCGCTTCGGGAGCTTGACAGAGTTGGCTGCGCGCGATGTCAGCGAGCTACGCGCGATTCGCGGCATGGGGATGGTCCGTGCCGTGACTTTGGCGGCGGCCTTCGAGTTAGCACGGCGCCTGCAGGCTGAGCCTTTCACTAGCCGCAAGATTATTCGCTCACCGGCGGATGTAGCGCAGATGTTCATCCCGCGGTTGCGGGGGGCACGGACCGAGTCGTTCCGGGTACTCCTCCTCAATGCCGCTAACCAGATGGTCCGAGAAGTCGTCGTGAGCGAGGGGACGCTGACGGCGAGTCTGGTACATCCCCGCGAGGTCTTTCGGTTAGCCATTACGGAGAGTGCCGCGGCAGTCATCCTCCTCCACAATCACCCCTCGGGTAACACTGAGCCCTCTTCAGAGGATATCGCGCTGACGCGCCAGCTCGTCCAAGCTGGCTCTATCGTGGGGATCCCTGTGCTGGACCACGTCATCATCGCCGGCGAGACATACGTGAGCCTCCGTGAGCGAGGGGTGTTCTGA
- a CDS encoding divalent-cation tolerance protein CutA, translating into MRDAQEFRVALITTPSLDNARQLAHTLVSEHLAACCNVIPTVYSYFSWKDALHEAQEALIVVKTRQDRLEALQRRVEELHPYDVPEIIVLPLEKSAEPYLQWLHEVLKPE; encoded by the coding sequence ATGCGCGATGCCCAGGAGTTCCGAGTCGCGTTGATTACAACACCATCGCTGGACAATGCGCGGCAGTTGGCTCACACCTTGGTCAGCGAGCATCTTGCAGCTTGCTGCAACGTCATCCCCACCGTCTACTCTTACTTCAGCTGGAAGGACGCGCTCCACGAGGCTCAAGAGGCGCTCATCGTGGTGAAGACCCGTCAAGACCGCTTAGAGGCTCTCCAGCGGCGGGTTGAGGAGCTCCATCCATACGATGTTCCTGAAATCATCGTGCTGCCGCTGGAAAAGTCAGCAGAGCCATACCTGCAATGGCTTCACGAAGTGCTCAAACCCGAGTAG
- a CDS encoding Mrp/NBP35 family ATP-binding protein, with the protein MDSRLEELRRRIAELHDPDIGVPLGELNAIYEVRLEENAVLLYLELIPPLHWIARQLDAACRAAAAELFPGAEVRIFVREKEPPLHARPAALRDVKHCLAVASGKGGVGKSTIAANLAVALAQAGASVGFLDADIYGPSAPTLFGLQGMPLRARKDDRGRVIGIPHERYGVRIASMGFVMQRDQAAILRGPLLAGYFTTLVEQMEWGELDFLVFDLPPGTGDIQLTLAQKVPLTGAVVVTTPQELSLADVRRSVAMFRRVNVPVLGLVENMSYFTCPNCGHRESIFGEGGGERLAAEVGVPLLVQLPLDPILQRSCDEGIPAVVHPAGSGIRELFQQLTQALVREIRQQHYRNQIPPVEIEV; encoded by the coding sequence ATGGACTCTCGCCTTGAGGAGCTGCGACGTCGCATCGCTGAACTTCATGACCCCGATATCGGCGTCCCGCTCGGGGAACTCAACGCCATCTACGAGGTACGGCTGGAAGAGAACGCAGTGTTGCTCTACCTAGAGCTCATCCCGCCGCTGCACTGGATTGCACGACAGCTCGACGCTGCATGCCGGGCAGCCGCTGCAGAGCTCTTTCCGGGAGCAGAGGTCCGCATTTTCGTCCGGGAGAAAGAGCCGCCTCTGCACGCCCGACCAGCAGCCCTACGGGACGTCAAACATTGCCTTGCGGTCGCCTCCGGCAAAGGCGGCGTTGGGAAATCCACGATTGCAGCCAATCTCGCTGTCGCCCTAGCCCAAGCTGGCGCCAGCGTAGGATTCTTAGACGCCGATATCTACGGACCCAGTGCACCGACACTGTTCGGATTGCAGGGCATGCCACTCCGTGCCCGCAAGGATGACAGAGGCCGCGTCATTGGTATCCCGCACGAGCGCTACGGCGTCCGCATCGCCTCTATGGGATTCGTCATGCAACGCGACCAAGCTGCCATCCTCCGCGGTCCCCTTTTGGCCGGCTACTTCACGACCCTGGTAGAGCAGATGGAATGGGGTGAGCTCGACTTCCTGGTCTTCGACCTGCCGCCCGGCACGGGTGACATTCAGCTCACCTTAGCCCAGAAGGTACCACTGACTGGAGCAGTCGTTGTCACAACACCCCAAGAGCTCTCGTTGGCCGATGTTCGGCGCAGTGTTGCGATGTTCCGTCGAGTCAACGTTCCAGTCCTTGGGCTGGTGGAGAACATGAGCTACTTCACGTGCCCAAACTGCGGGCATCGCGAATCCATCTTCGGAGAAGGTGGTGGAGAACGCTTGGCTGCAGAAGTCGGAGTCCCACTGCTAGTACAGCTCCCGCTGGACCCCATTCTGCAGCGTTCCTGCGATGAGGGTATCCCTGCCGTAGTGCATCCAGCGGGTTCCGGCATTCGAGAGCTGTTCCAGCAGCTCACCCAAGCTCTTGTCCGGGAAATCCGCCAGCAGCATTACCGAAACCAAATACCGCCTGTGGAAATCGAAGTATAG
- the rplU gene encoding 50S ribosomal protein L21: MQAIVEIAAQQFPVRVGEILVVPRLHVEVGTTVDFDRILLIEDASGVHVGTPYIEGIVRAEVLEHGKGRKVLVFKKKRRKGYKRLKGHRQSYTRIRIVGIELHERPTAG, translated from the coding sequence ATGCAGGCTATCGTCGAAATTGCAGCACAGCAGTTCCCAGTACGAGTTGGCGAGATCCTCGTCGTCCCTCGCCTCCACGTAGAAGTAGGCACTACGGTGGACTTTGACCGCATCCTACTCATCGAGGACGCCTCAGGAGTTCACGTAGGCACCCCATACATAGAGGGCATTGTCCGCGCAGAAGTCTTGGAGCACGGCAAAGGCCGAAAGGTGCTCGTCTTCAAGAAGAAGCGTCGAAAGGGCTACAAACGCCTCAAAGGGCACCGACAGTCCTACACCCGAATTCGCATCGTTGGCATCGAGCTACACGAACGTCCCACAGCAGGATAG
- the rpmA gene encoding 50S ribosomal protein L27 has product MAHKKAGGSTRNGRDSNPKYLGVKRFGGQFVRAGNILVRQRGTKFHPGQNVGMGRDYTLYALIDGVVRFERKDRQRLKVSVCPVTTAEAQPMEAAE; this is encoded by the coding sequence ATGGCACACAAGAAAGCAGGTGGTTCAACCCGCAATGGCCGAGATTCCAATCCAAAGTACCTCGGAGTGAAGCGCTTCGGCGGTCAGTTCGTCCGTGCTGGCAATATCCTTGTGCGCCAGCGAGGCACGAAGTTCCATCCCGGACAGAACGTCGGAATGGGCCGGGACTATACGCTCTACGCTCTCATCGACGGAGTCGTCCGCTTTGAGCGCAAGGACCGCCAGCGACTCAAGGTCTCCGTCTGCCCCGTTACTACAGCTGAGGCACAACCCATGGAGGCTGCCGAATGA
- the mdh gene encoding malate dehydrogenase: protein MKLTIIGAGNVGATTAHIAAIMGIARELVLVDIVEGIPQGKALDIYESLPILGRDCRIVGTNSYEETANSDIVVITAGVPRKPGMSRDDLLTTNAGIVKSCAEQAYAYSPNAFYIVVSNPLDVMTYLTLKVTGLPRTRVIGMAGVLDTARFRTFIAMELGVSVQDVSAFVLGGHGDSMVPLVRYTTVAGIPITELLPPERIEALVQRTRDGGAEIVAYLKTGSAYYAPAAAVVEMIDAVVHDRKRILPCAVALQGEYGLSDVVCGVPVKLGRAGVEEIVTIELSDTELEALHRSAADVRRTIQRLEELLHQQSLTATA from the coding sequence ATGAAGCTGACGATCATTGGGGCAGGGAACGTTGGGGCGACGACTGCCCACATAGCCGCTATCATGGGGATAGCCCGCGAGCTGGTCTTGGTAGACATCGTTGAGGGTATCCCTCAGGGGAAGGCACTGGACATCTACGAATCACTCCCGATCTTGGGTCGCGATTGCCGTATAGTGGGGACCAATTCTTACGAAGAGACCGCCAACTCCGACATCGTCGTCATCACCGCTGGGGTCCCGCGCAAACCTGGTATGAGTCGGGACGACTTGCTGACAACGAATGCCGGTATCGTCAAGTCCTGCGCCGAACAGGCGTATGCCTACTCCCCAAACGCTTTCTACATCGTCGTCTCCAACCCCCTCGATGTCATGACCTACCTGACGCTCAAGGTCACGGGGCTACCTCGGACGCGCGTGATCGGAATGGCAGGAGTGCTAGATACAGCCCGCTTCCGCACCTTCATTGCCATGGAGCTAGGGGTCTCTGTGCAGGACGTTTCTGCCTTCGTCTTAGGCGGACACGGAGACAGCATGGTACCGCTGGTGCGATACACCACAGTTGCTGGAATCCCGATCACAGAACTCCTCCCACCAGAGCGGATCGAAGCACTCGTCCAACGAACCCGCGACGGGGGAGCAGAAATCGTTGCCTACCTGAAGACAGGCAGTGCCTACTACGCACCGGCTGCGGCGGTGGTAGAGATGATAGACGCCGTAGTCCACGACCGCAAGCGCATCCTCCCGTGCGCCGTTGCTCTGCAGGGCGAGTACGGACTCTCCGACGTCGTCTGTGGTGTTCCAGTCAAGTTGGGGCGGGCTGGCGTTGAGGAAATCGTCACGATAGAGCTGAGTGACACCGAGCTAGAGGCACTTCATCGCTCAGCTGCTGATGTCCGTCGAACGATCCAGCGCCTAGAAGAGCTCCTCCATCAGCAATCCCTGACAGCGACTGCATAA